A window of the Lepisosteus oculatus isolate fLepOcu1 chromosome 14, fLepOcu1.hap2, whole genome shotgun sequence genome harbors these coding sequences:
- the LOC138242539 gene encoding scavenger receptor cysteine-rich type 1 protein M130-like produces the protein MEGCLSIFSLAVLVLHSSASSADVRLVNGASACEGRVEVYHEGQWGTVCDDEWDLDDAAVVCRQLGCGSAVSAPGKAHFGAGSGNIWHLSCFVRLVNGHSLCSGRVEVNLKNTWTSVCDSDFDWQDAEVVCRELDYFLSSALPSSKTPDQLSLRLVGRGDDCAGRLEVYHNGSWGTVCDDSWDLADSQVVCRQLQCGMALSAPVPASFSQGTGPIWLDEVGCLGNESSLWECPSAGWGQHDCGHKEDVRILCSDHTLLRLSAGCSGQAEVYYNGTWGSICANSMSDITVAVICKQLGCGDKGTVRETNSRLSPDPKWLDFVSCRKHDSTLWQCPSSPWGQNDCTDREVANITCSVPLALRLAGDTNCSGRVELLYEGSWGTVCDDSWDLQDAQVVCRQLGCGDASIQE, from the exons ATGGAAGGCTGCCTGTCCATCTTCTCTCtcgctgtcctggtgctgcacagctcagcCA gcAGTGCTGATGTGAGGCTGGTGAATGGTGCCAGTGCCTGTGAGGGGAGAGTGGAGGTGTATCACGAGGGACagtgggggacagtgtgtgatgATGAATGGGATCTTGATGATGCTgcagtggtgtgcagacagctgggctgtggatcaGCTGTTTCAGCACCAGGAAAAGCTCACTTTGGAGCAGGGTCTGGAAACATCTGGCATTTGAGCT GTTTTGTGAGGCTGGTGAATGGACACAGTCTCTGCTCTGGGAGAGTGGAGGTGAATCTCAAGAACACCTGGACCTCAGTGTGCGACTCTGACTTTGACTGGCAGGATGCAGAGGTTGTCTGTCGGGAGCTGGACT ACTTCCTTTCTTCAGCTCTTccctcttccaaaacaccag ATCAGCTATCCCTTAGGCTGGTTGGGAGAGGAGATGATTGTGCTGGGAGGCTGGAGGTATATCACAATGGttcctgggggacagtctgcgatgactcctgggacctggcaGACTCTCAGGTGGTATGCAGACAGCTCCAGTGTGGGATGGCCCTCAGTGCCCCAGTGCCGGCCTCCTTCAGCCAGGGAACTGGacccatctggctggacgaggtgggCTGTCTGGGGAACGAGTCGTCTCTGTGGGAGTGTCCCTCAGCAGGGTGGGGACAGCACGACTGTGGACACAAGGAGGATGTGAGAATCCTGTGTTCAG ATCACACTCTCCTGAGACTGTCTGCAGGCTGTTCAGGACAGGCAGAGGTTTACTACAATGGCACCTGGGGCAGCATCTGTGCCAACAGCATGTCAGACATCACAGTTGCAGTGATCTGTAAACAGCTTGGCTGTGGAGACAAGGGCACTGTCAGAGAGACAAACTCCAGGCTGAGCCCTGATCCCAAATGGCTGGACTTTGTCTCCTGCCGCAAACACGACTCCACCCTGTGGCAGTGTCCCTCCTCCCCCTGGGGTCAGAATGACTGCACAGACCGAGAAGTGGCTAACATCACCTGCTCAG TCCCATTGGCTCTGCGCCTGGCAGGAGACACTAACTGCTCTGGCCGGGTGGAGCTGCTGTACGAgggctcctgggggacagtctgtgacgactcctgggacctgcaggATGCCCAGGTGGTCTGCAGACAACTGGGCTGTGGAGATGCA TCAATCCAGGAGTGA